In a single window of the Helicoverpa zea isolate HzStark_Cry1AcR chromosome 9, ilHelZeax1.1, whole genome shotgun sequence genome:
- the LOC124632871 gene encoding eukaryotic translation initiation factor 3 subunit D has product MSEHVLPAEEPIRFVAPIIQDNPTGWGPAEMPEQFRDMPYQPFSKGDRLGKISDWTVVQDKKYQNKYASQFGAGSSYAYFHDEDESTFHLVDTTRVQKPPYQRGRARGQRGRGARGARTPGGMTTLNKGNYMRNQRDRKLGKRWGQRGAPMKIRDASVTVRPTWVTIEDMDFPRLAKLSLPGIKEGEDIVCCGTLEYYDKSYDRVNVKHEKALQRIDRIFHTVTTTDDPVIRRLSKTVGTVYATDAILATIMCCTRSNYSWDIVIEKIGDKLFFDKRDNTELDLLTVNETSVEPPTDDGNSINSPRNLALEATFINHNFSQQVLKSGPNEPKYKFPEANPFVSEEEESEVASVGYRYRKWNLNNGVTLVVRCEHDAVMQGPQNETQFLSIKALNDWDSKLANGVDWRQKLDTQRGAVLANELRNNSCKLAKWTVQALLAGSDQIKFGYVSRAQVRDNSRHVILGTQQFKPHEFAAQINLSMDNAWGILRCIIDICMKQKDGKYLIMKDPNKPLIRLYDIPDNTFESDASEESGDEQADTPFAPLYSYGNTKRI; this is encoded by the exons ATGTCGGAGCATGTGCTACCGGCTGAAGAGCCGATAAGATTCGTAGCTCCGATTATTCAAGATAATCCAACAGGATGGGGCCCAGCCGAAATGCCGGAGCAGTTTCGGGACATGCCTTACCAACCTTTTAGTAAAGGTGATCGTTTAGGAAAAATTAGTGATTGGACCGTCGTACAGGACAAAAAATACCAAA ACAAGTATGCATCTCAGTTCGGCGCTGGTTCGTCGTACGCGTACTTCCATGATGAGGACGAGAGCACTTTCCACCTGGTGGACACTACGAGGGTGCAGAAGCCTCCATACCAGCGCGGCCGTGCTCGTGGCCAGAGGGGCCGCGGCGCTAGGGGTGCCCGCACACCTGGTGGCATGACTACCCTCAACAAGGGCAACTACATGAGAAAT CAACGGGATCGTAAGCTTGGCAAGAGGTGGGGCCAGAGAGGTGCTCCTATGAAGATCCGTGATGCATCGGTGACTGTGCGACCTACCTGGGTCACTATTGAGGACATGGACTTCCCCCGTCTTGCTAAATTGTCTTTGCCTGGTATTAAAGAAG GTGAAGACATTGTTTGCTGTGGTACACTGGAGTACTATGACAAAAGCTATGATCGTGTCAATGTGAAACACGAGAAGGCATTGCAGCGTATTGACCGTATCTTCCATACG GTGACTACTACTGATGACCCCGTAATCCGACGGCTCAGTAAGACCGTGGGAACCGTGTACGCCACGGACGCCATCCTGGCCACCATCATGTGCTGCACCCGCTCCAACTACTCCTGGGATATTGTTATTGAAAAGATTG GTGACAAGCTGTTCTTTGACAAGCGTGACAACACTGAGCTGGACTTGTTGACCGTGAACGAAACCTCCGTGGAGCCTCCCACTGACGATGGTAACTCCATCAACTCGCCGCGCAACCTCGCGCTTGAAGCTACCTTCATTAACCATAACTTCAGCCAACAG GTATTGAAGAGCGGCCCCAACGAACCCAAGTACAAGTTCCCTGAAGCGAATCCGTTCGTGTCTGAGGAAGAGGAAAGTGAGGTGGCGTCTGTCGGGTACCGCTACCGCAAGTGGAACCTTAACAATGGAGTG ACACTAGTAGTCCGATGCGAGCACGATGCTGTAATGCAAGGCCCACAAAACGAGACCCAGTTCTTGAGCATCAAGGCCTTGAACGACTGGGACTCCAAGCTGGCCAACGGAGTGGACTGGCGTCAGAAACTGGACACCCAACGTGGTGCGGTGCTCGCTAACGAACTGAGGAACAACTCTTGCAAGCTCGCCAAATGGACCGTACAG GCCCTGCTAGCCGGTTCCGACCAGATCAAGTTCGGTTACGTTTCCCGCGCTCAAGTGCGTGACAACTCCCGCCATGTCATTCTCGGCACGCAGCAATTCAAGCCGCACGAGTTCGCAGCTCAGATCAACTTGTCTATGGACAACGCGTGGGGTATACTGCGGTGCATCATCGATATCTGCATGAAGCAGAAGGATG GTAAATACCTAATCATGAAGGACCCCAACAAACCGCTGATCCGCCTGTACGACATCCCCGACAACACGTTCGAATCGGATGCGTCAGAGGAGAGCGGCGACGAACAAGCCGACACTCCATTCGCACCACTCTACTCCTACGGGAACACCAAGAGAATTTAG